Proteins from a genomic interval of Stenotrophomonas maltophilia R551-3:
- a CDS encoding TIGR03862 family flavoprotein, which translates to MSNRNTAMPPRVAVVGGGPAGLFAAERLRAAGLQVDLYEAKGSPGRKFLIAGKGGLNLTHSEPRPLFDSRYREQAAAVGRWLDSFDAQALRDWAADFGVETYVGSSGRVFPVDRKAAPLLRGWVRRLKEQGVRLHANHRWIGWSDDGALRFTTEEGEIAVHADATVLAVGGGSWPQLGSDGAWVTPLQAQGVEIAPLQSANCGFDVDWTPFFAQRNAGAPLKPVVAHWIDLAGQPRSLQGECVASEYGIEGSLVYALAADLRETINRDGHAMLWLDLVPGRDEARLLADLSRPRKGRSFGEHLRRQAGLDAVKAALVFELLGKEAGNDLTAVVATLKRLPLRLLRPRPMAEVISTAGGVRLDAMDEGLMLRAVPGVFCAGEMLDWEAPTGGYLLTACYASGLRAAEGVIGWLTGR; encoded by the coding sequence ATGTCAAACCGTAATACCGCAATGCCACCCCGGGTCGCCGTCGTCGGCGGTGGTCCGGCCGGCCTGTTCGCCGCCGAGCGCCTGCGCGCGGCCGGGCTGCAGGTCGACCTGTACGAGGCCAAGGGTTCGCCCGGCCGCAAGTTCCTGATCGCCGGCAAGGGTGGGCTCAACCTCACCCACTCCGAGCCGCGCCCGTTGTTCGACAGCCGCTACCGCGAGCAGGCGGCCGCGGTCGGTCGATGGCTGGACAGCTTCGATGCGCAGGCGCTGCGCGATTGGGCCGCCGATTTCGGCGTGGAAACCTACGTCGGCAGCTCCGGGCGCGTGTTCCCGGTCGACCGCAAGGCGGCACCGCTGCTGCGCGGCTGGGTACGCCGATTGAAGGAACAGGGCGTGCGCCTGCATGCCAACCATCGCTGGATCGGCTGGAGTGACGACGGCGCCCTGCGCTTCACCACAGAAGAGGGTGAGATCGCGGTCCACGCCGATGCCACCGTGCTGGCCGTCGGTGGTGGCAGCTGGCCACAGCTCGGCAGTGACGGCGCCTGGGTCACACCATTGCAGGCACAGGGTGTGGAGATTGCGCCGCTGCAGTCAGCCAACTGCGGCTTCGACGTCGACTGGACGCCGTTCTTTGCCCAGCGCAACGCCGGCGCGCCGCTGAAGCCGGTCGTTGCGCACTGGATCGACCTGGCCGGCCAGCCGCGGTCGCTGCAGGGCGAATGCGTGGCCAGCGAGTACGGCATCGAAGGCAGCCTGGTCTACGCGTTGGCGGCTGATCTGCGCGAGACCATCAACCGCGATGGCCACGCCATGCTGTGGCTGGACCTTGTGCCGGGACGCGACGAGGCACGCCTGCTGGCCGACCTGTCGCGCCCGCGCAAGGGTCGCAGTTTCGGCGAACACCTGCGCCGTCAGGCCGGTCTGGATGCGGTGAAGGCCGCGCTGGTGTTCGAGCTCCTCGGCAAGGAAGCGGGCAACGATCTGACCGCCGTGGTTGCCACGCTCAAGCGTCTGCCGCTGCGGCTGCTGCGCCCGCGGCCGATGGCCGAAGTGATCAGCACCGCCGGTGGCGTGCGCCTGGATGCGATGGATGAGGGCTTGATGCTGCGGGCAGTGCCCGGCGTGTTCTGTGCCGGCGAAATGCTGGACTGGGAGGCGCCGACGGGTGGCTACCTGCTGACTGCGTGCTACGCCAGTGGCCTGCGTGCAGCGGAAGGCGTGATCGGGTGGTTGACCGGGCGCTGA
- a CDS encoding FKBP-type peptidyl-prolyl cis-trans isomerase, protein MRRLLLPLLLSLAAVGCSTEPSGPPPGGTLTTFERIDTVPGTGTEAVAGNKVTVHYTGWIYDNRTETKHGKTFDSSVSRGEPFTFALGAGQVIRGWDEGVAGMKVGGKRTLMIPPDYGYGDRRVGPIPAGSSLVFDVELLDVKP, encoded by the coding sequence ATGCGCCGCCTGCTGCTTCCCCTGCTGCTGTCCCTCGCCGCCGTTGGCTGCTCGACAGAACCGTCCGGCCCACCGCCGGGTGGCACCCTGACCACCTTCGAGCGCATCGATACCGTCCCGGGCACCGGCACCGAAGCCGTTGCCGGCAACAAGGTCACCGTGCACTACACCGGCTGGATCTACGACAACCGCACCGAAACCAAGCACGGCAAAACCTTCGACAGCTCGGTCAGCCGTGGCGAACCGTTCACCTTCGCGCTCGGCGCCGGCCAGGTCATCCGCGGCTGGGATGAGGGCGTGGCCGGCATGAAGGTCGGTGGCAAGCGCACCCTGATGATTCCGCCGGACTACGGCTACGGCGACCGTCGCGTCGGCCCGATCCCGGCTGGCTCGTCGCTGGTGTTCGATGTCGAGCTGCTCGATGTCAAACCGTAA
- a CDS encoding DUF6164 family protein: MAKLLLNLRNVGNDEYADVCTLLDQHGIAWYRTEPSPWGISNGGLWLREDADHPRAKALMAEYQAERGPRIRAEREQALRDGTAETFGSLLRRRPVYVVLVLLAMAGAAALVLLPFVLLRG; this comes from the coding sequence ATGGCAAAACTCCTGCTCAATCTGCGCAATGTCGGCAACGACGAATATGCCGATGTCTGCACGCTGCTCGACCAGCACGGCATCGCCTGGTATCGCACCGAACCCAGCCCGTGGGGCATCTCCAACGGTGGCCTGTGGCTGCGCGAGGACGCCGATCATCCGCGCGCCAAGGCGCTGATGGCCGAGTACCAGGCCGAACGCGGGCCGCGCATCCGTGCCGAGCGCGAGCAGGCCCTGCGCGATGGCACCGCCGAGACTTTCGGCAGCCTGCTGCGGCGGCGGCCTGTGTACGTGGTGCTGGTGCTGCTGGCGATGGCCGGTGCGGCGGCGCTGGTGCTGCTGCCGTTCGTGCTGTTGCGGGGGTAA
- a CDS encoding group III truncated hemoglobin encodes MTAIPPPALPVASPELCTEQEVSRLVHDFYARVREEERLGPVFGAHVHDWPEHLAQLVDFWSAMLRGTRRFKGSPMSKHMAIELDKDLFDRWLVLFRITTAECNNPPMQELANDVAARIGDTFWKRYQMLRWPQVGLPVLGIPAKD; translated from the coding sequence ATGACCGCAATACCTCCGCCAGCCCTTCCCGTCGCCTCGCCGGAGTTGTGCACCGAGCAGGAAGTCTCCCGCCTGGTCCACGACTTCTATGCCCGCGTGCGCGAGGAAGAACGGCTGGGGCCGGTGTTCGGCGCGCACGTCCATGATTGGCCGGAGCATCTGGCGCAGCTGGTCGACTTCTGGTCGGCGATGCTGCGTGGCACCCGCCGCTTCAAGGGCTCGCCGATGTCCAAGCACATGGCCATTGAACTGGACAAGGATCTGTTCGACCGCTGGCTGGTGCTGTTCCGGATCACCACTGCCGAATGCAACAACCCGCCGATGCAGGAACTGGCCAACGATGTGGCCGCACGCATCGGAGACACCTTCTGGAAGCGCTACCAGATGCTGCGCTGGCCGCAGGTCGGCCTGCCGGTGCTGGGGATCCCCGCCAAGGATTGA
- a CDS encoding BLUF domain-containing protein: MSLHAIAYASEARADLQTTDLDRLLADATAFNRVAGVTGVLMFDGTRFLQYLEGPEDGIDSVFPRILNARSHGQLKVLCRAPVAQRAFPRWSMGTRRIEADLLAQIIDAAWPGFLLGSGGFERLRQAWTGADGELEPAAVALGS; the protein is encoded by the coding sequence ATGTCGCTGCACGCGATTGCCTATGCCAGTGAGGCCCGCGCCGATCTGCAGACAACCGATCTTGACCGCCTGCTGGCCGATGCCACGGCATTCAATCGTGTAGCCGGCGTCACCGGCGTGCTGATGTTCGACGGCACGCGCTTCCTGCAGTACCTGGAGGGTCCGGAAGATGGCATCGATTCGGTGTTCCCGCGCATCCTCAACGCGCGCAGTCATGGGCAGCTGAAGGTGTTGTGCCGCGCCCCGGTTGCGCAGCGTGCGTTCCCGCGCTGGTCGATGGGCACGCGCCGGATCGAAGCGGACCTGCTTGCGCAGATCATCGACGCCGCCTGGCCGGGCTTCCTGCTGGGCAGCGGTGGCTTCGAACGCCTGCGCCAGGCCTGGACCGGTGCTGATGGCGAGCTCGAACCGGCAGCGGTGGCACTGGGGTCCTGA
- the hemN gene encoding oxygen-independent coproporphyrinogen III oxidase — protein MDTFSPAAGGLAWNFDPDLLRRHDRPGPRYTSYPTAPHFHDGFDAPALRQAIADSNQLARALSLYVHVPFCSSPCFYCGCNRVISRDRGRGHSYVSRVLAEADLLAPQFEDGREVIQLHLGGGTPNFLDAEAMTTLIEGLRRRFDFSDSSQRDFSIELDPRFIDTPDVAMLARLGFNRASLGVQDFDPQVQESINRVQGVQQTLDILRACRDSGMRSVNVDLIYGLPGQSLEGFGRTLELVLALRPDRLAVYGYAHLPHLFRAQKQIDESRLPSPEDKLALLGLAVERLSAAGYQYIGMDHFALPEEDLSRAQRAGQLHRNFMGYTTHADTDLLGLGVSAISHIGATYSQNPRDLPSWEDAVDHGQLPVWRGVALSADDQLRAELIQQLMCQGEVDGAVLGQRHGVDFEQYFAEDLRSVQRLQDDGLAEYREGVVRASEPGRPLLRLLAMCFDPYLRAAHEQPRYSRAI, from the coding sequence ATGGACACGTTCTCTCCCGCCGCTGGCGGCCTGGCCTGGAATTTCGACCCCGACCTGCTGCGTCGGCACGACCGCCCGGGGCCGCGCTACACCTCGTATCCGACCGCGCCGCATTTCCATGATGGCTTCGACGCACCGGCGTTGCGCCAGGCAATTGCCGACAGCAACCAGCTGGCCCGCGCGCTGTCGCTGTACGTGCACGTGCCGTTCTGTTCCAGCCCGTGCTTCTACTGCGGCTGCAACCGGGTGATCAGCCGTGATCGCGGCCGTGGCCACAGCTATGTCTCGCGGGTGCTGGCCGAGGCCGACCTGCTGGCGCCGCAGTTCGAGGATGGTCGCGAGGTCATCCAGCTGCATCTGGGCGGCGGCACGCCGAACTTCCTCGACGCCGAGGCGATGACCACGCTGATCGAAGGGCTGCGCCGGCGTTTCGACTTCAGCGATTCGTCACAGCGCGATTTCTCCATCGAGCTCGATCCGCGCTTCATCGATACCCCCGACGTGGCGATGCTGGCCCGGCTGGGGTTCAACCGCGCAAGCCTGGGCGTGCAGGATTTCGACCCGCAGGTGCAGGAATCGATCAACCGCGTGCAGGGCGTGCAGCAGACGCTGGACATCCTGCGCGCCTGCCGCGACAGCGGCATGCGCTCGGTCAACGTCGACCTGATCTATGGCCTGCCGGGGCAAAGCCTGGAGGGCTTCGGGCGCACATTGGAACTGGTGCTGGCGCTGCGCCCGGATCGTTTGGCGGTCTACGGATATGCGCACCTGCCGCATCTGTTCCGCGCGCAGAAGCAGATCGACGAAAGCCGGTTGCCGTCGCCGGAAGACAAGCTGGCGCTGCTGGGCCTGGCGGTGGAGAGGCTCTCCGCGGCCGGCTACCAGTACATCGGCATGGATCACTTCGCGTTGCCGGAAGAGGACCTGTCACGCGCGCAGCGTGCCGGCCAGCTGCATCGCAATTTCATGGGCTACACCACCCACGCCGATACCGATCTGCTCGGCCTGGGCGTGAGTGCGATCAGCCACATCGGGGCCACTTACAGCCAGAATCCGCGTGACCTGCCGTCCTGGGAGGATGCGGTGGATCACGGCCAACTGCCAGTCTGGCGTGGCGTGGCACTGAGTGCCGACGATCAACTGCGCGCGGAACTGATCCAGCAGCTGATGTGCCAGGGCGAGGTGGATGGTGCCGTGCTGGGCCAGCGCCATGGTGTCGACTTCGAGCAGTACTTCGCCGAAGACCTGCGTTCGGTGCAACGCCTGCAGGACGACGGTCTGGCCGAGTACCGTGAGGGTGTGGTGCGCGCCAGTGAACCGGGACGGCCGCTGCTGCGGCTGCTGGCAATGTGCTTCGATCCGTACCTGCGCGCGGCGCATGAGCAGCCGCGTTATTCGCGCGCGATCTGA
- a CDS encoding GNAT family N-acetyltransferase encodes MQFRTGTMADVATLWALRTRCVRETCSSHYPPEVIAPWSASPPPVQYARLLGQGGCVVAEDTQGDLLGFGVFDLEANEVDALFVDPDQGGRGIGQALMQRLLAMADQEREVVLSASLNAVPFYQRQGFISVREEAYPHPSGVSLASVSMRRPW; translated from the coding sequence ATGCAGTTCAGGACCGGCACCATGGCCGACGTGGCCACGTTGTGGGCGCTGCGTACGCGCTGCGTGCGCGAAACCTGCAGTAGCCACTACCCGCCGGAGGTGATCGCCCCCTGGTCGGCTTCACCGCCGCCGGTGCAGTACGCGCGGTTGCTGGGGCAGGGCGGTTGCGTGGTGGCTGAGGACACGCAGGGAGACCTGCTGGGCTTCGGCGTGTTTGATCTAGAGGCCAACGAAGTGGATGCGTTGTTCGTCGACCCGGATCAGGGCGGCAGGGGCATCGGCCAGGCCCTGATGCAGCGCCTGTTGGCGATGGCCGACCAGGAGCGCGAGGTCGTGCTGTCGGCCTCGCTCAATGCCGTACCGTTCTACCAGCGGCAGGGCTTCATCAGTGTGCGCGAAGAGGCTTACCCGCATCCCAGTGGTGTTTCGCTGGCCTCGGTGAGCATGCGCAGGCCGTGGTGA
- a CDS encoding 4Fe-4S dicluster domain-containing protein, which yields MSTTCTTTPGPWHWRGPLSAALLVLFYALPWLRWDGRQALLLDINARRFDLFGWTLWPGDAGVLIGLLAALAVGLALLTHLAGRIWCGHACPQTLWRRAFDWIARAVARMLPASMARPATQVAWGLLSLWTGMTFVGLFSPIGELVSALPHAGWSRWETFWVLFYATATLGNAGFLREQVCRSLCPFARMQPLLTDPHTPRMMYDARRGEPRGSRPSGLGGVLGRGRGLLDPTTAQDYVFRAAHPLLAGPMPVFSANRLGDCTDCAACVNACPMQLDIRHGPQADCLACGACMEACAQQQHRAGFGPGLVRYCSPQSMAGQPRRWWRPRTLGLLSMLLALLACGAWRLL from the coding sequence ATGAGCACGACCTGCACCACGACACCCGGACCGTGGCACTGGCGCGGCCCGCTCAGCGCCGCCCTGCTGGTGCTGTTCTACGCACTGCCGTGGCTGCGCTGGGACGGTCGCCAGGCCCTGCTGCTGGACATCAACGCGCGACGCTTCGACCTGTTCGGCTGGACGCTGTGGCCTGGCGACGCCGGCGTACTGATCGGACTATTGGCAGCGCTGGCGGTGGGCCTTGCGCTGCTCACCCATCTTGCCGGGCGCATCTGGTGCGGCCACGCCTGCCCGCAGACACTGTGGCGCCGTGCCTTCGACTGGATCGCACGCGCCGTGGCCCGCATGCTGCCGGCATCAATGGCACGCCCCGCCACGCAGGTGGCCTGGGGACTGTTGTCACTGTGGACCGGCATGACCTTCGTCGGACTGTTCAGTCCAATCGGCGAACTGGTGTCGGCGCTGCCGCACGCGGGCTGGAGCCGTTGGGAAACGTTCTGGGTGCTGTTCTATGCGACCGCTACCTTGGGCAATGCCGGCTTCCTGCGCGAGCAGGTCTGCCGCTCGCTGTGCCCGTTCGCACGCATGCAGCCGCTGCTGACCGATCCACACACGCCGCGCATGATGTACGACGCGCGTCGGGGTGAACCACGCGGGTCGCGGCCTTCCGGCCTGGGAGGCGTTCTCGGCCGCGGTCGTGGCCTGCTCGATCCAACAACTGCGCAGGACTACGTGTTCCGTGCTGCGCATCCGTTGCTGGCCGGGCCGATGCCCGTCTTCAGCGCCAACCGCCTGGGCGACTGCACCGACTGCGCTGCCTGCGTCAACGCCTGCCCGATGCAACTGGACATCCGCCACGGGCCGCAGGCCGATTGCCTGGCCTGCGGCGCCTGCATGGAAGCCTGCGCACAGCAACAGCACCGGGCCGGCTTCGGTCCGGGGCTGGTGCGCTATTGCAGTCCACAGTCGATGGCCGGGCAACCGCGGCGCTGGTGGCGACCGCGGACCCTGGGCCTGCTTTCAATGCTGCTGGCGCTGCTTGCCTGCGGCGCCTGGCGCCTGCTCTGA
- a CDS encoding sulfurtransferase, with protein MIANTAAYHFAVIDAPQALCDQLLARAEAAQLRGTILVAGEGLNLFLAGAPEAVESFYAVLRTDARFADMRVKTSFSEHQPFVRLKAKVKDEIISFRRDDGQPLDYPRAPAVDPATVQRWLRQGHDDAGKPVVMLDTRNLQEVEYGTFKDALVLPIHKFTDLPEALAPHREALKDSTVVSFCTGGIRCEKAALWMVNDGMDNVLQLDGGILGYFEEVGGEGYEGRCFVFDERVALDAGLKPMVDQPLPEPRPSAF; from the coding sequence ATGATCGCCAATACCGCTGCCTACCATTTCGCCGTCATCGACGCCCCCCAGGCCTTGTGCGACCAGTTGCTGGCGCGCGCCGAGGCGGCGCAGCTGCGTGGCACGATCCTGGTGGCGGGCGAGGGGCTGAACCTGTTCCTGGCCGGTGCGCCGGAGGCGGTCGAAAGTTTCTATGCGGTGCTGCGTACCGATGCGCGCTTTGCCGATATGCGGGTCAAGACCAGTTTCAGCGAGCACCAGCCGTTCGTGCGGCTGAAGGCCAAGGTGAAGGACGAGATCATCAGCTTCCGTCGCGATGACGGCCAGCCGCTGGATTACCCGCGCGCACCTGCGGTCGACCCGGCCACCGTGCAGCGCTGGTTGCGCCAGGGTCATGACGACGCCGGTAAGCCGGTGGTGATGCTCGATACGCGCAATCTGCAGGAAGTGGAGTACGGCACCTTCAAGGATGCGCTGGTCTTGCCGATCCACAAGTTCACCGACCTGCCCGAGGCGTTGGCGCCGCACCGCGAAGCGTTGAAGGACAGCACGGTGGTCAGTTTCTGCACCGGCGGCATCCGTTGCGAGAAGGCGGCGCTGTGGATGGTCAACGACGGCATGGACAACGTGCTGCAGCTCGACGGCGGCATCCTCGGCTATTTCGAGGAGGTGGGGGGCGAAGGCTATGAAGGCCGCTGCTTCGTGTTTGATGAGCGCGTGGCGCTGGATGCCGGACTGAAGCCAATGGTCGACCAGCCGCTGCCGGAGCCGCGCCCCAGCGCGTTCTGA
- a CDS encoding FMN-binding glutamate synthase family protein, which yields MHRYIVYLLAILMFPICLWLAVIWPAWYWGVGLTAAMVALGTWDLLQKRSTLRRNYPVMAHFRYGLESIGPEIRQYFVQSDLEDVPFSRQQRALIYQRAKNEMDTVPFGTLRSTYAVDYEWINHSLAPTAIAKHDFRVLIGASCAKPYSASVFNISAMSFGSLSANAIRALNEGARRGGFYHDTGEGSISPYHREMGGDLVWEIGSGYFGCRDEKGGFSEERFVANATHDQVKMIEIKLSQGAKPGHGGVLPAPKVTAEISVTRGVPMGVDCVSPSRHSAFSTPVELLQFVARLRELSGGKPVGFKLAIGHPWEWFGIAKAMQETGLLPDFIVVDGAEGGTGAAPAEFVDHVGVPMHEALLLVHNTLVGLDLRDRIRIGAAGKITSAFDIARTIALGADWCNAGRGFMFALGCIQSLSCHTDKCPTGIATQDPARWKHLDAPDKATRVYSYHEHTLHALKELLCAAGLNDPAELGPEHILRRVSPVEIRSLASLYRYLEPGELLHKVPDHAVFHAFWADARSDSFQPPPKIQALRASKSR from the coding sequence ATGCACCGGTATATCGTCTACCTGCTCGCCATCCTGATGTTCCCGATCTGCCTGTGGCTGGCCGTGATATGGCCGGCCTGGTACTGGGGCGTCGGCCTGACTGCCGCGATGGTGGCGCTGGGGACCTGGGACCTGCTGCAGAAGCGCAGCACGCTGCGCCGCAATTATCCGGTGATGGCGCACTTCCGCTACGGCCTGGAATCGATCGGCCCGGAGATCCGCCAGTACTTCGTGCAGAGCGACCTGGAGGACGTGCCGTTCTCGCGGCAGCAGCGCGCGCTGATCTACCAGCGCGCCAAGAACGAAATGGACACGGTGCCGTTCGGTACCCTGCGCAGTACGTACGCTGTGGACTACGAGTGGATCAACCATTCGCTGGCGCCGACCGCCATCGCCAAGCATGACTTCCGCGTGCTGATCGGTGCCAGCTGCGCCAAGCCCTATTCGGCCAGCGTGTTCAATATCTCGGCAATGAGCTTTGGCTCGCTGTCGGCCAATGCGATCCGTGCGCTGAACGAAGGCGCGCGCCGCGGCGGCTTCTACCACGACACCGGCGAAGGCTCGATTTCACCCTATCACCGCGAAATGGGGGGTGACCTGGTGTGGGAGATCGGCTCGGGCTACTTCGGTTGCCGCGACGAGAAGGGCGGTTTCAGCGAAGAGCGCTTCGTTGCCAACGCCACCCATGACCAGGTCAAGATGATCGAGATCAAGCTGTCGCAGGGTGCCAAGCCCGGCCACGGCGGCGTGCTGCCGGCGCCGAAGGTGACCGCCGAGATTTCGGTGACCCGTGGCGTCCCGATGGGCGTGGATTGCGTGTCGCCGTCGCGTCACTCGGCATTCTCCACGCCGGTCGAGCTGCTGCAGTTCGTCGCCCGCCTGCGCGAGTTGTCAGGCGGAAAGCCGGTCGGCTTCAAGCTGGCCATTGGCCATCCGTGGGAGTGGTTCGGCATCGCCAAGGCGATGCAGGAGACCGGCCTGCTGCCGGACTTCATCGTGGTCGATGGTGCCGAGGGTGGTACCGGCGCAGCCCCGGCCGAGTTCGTCGACCATGTCGGCGTGCCGATGCATGAAGCCCTTTTGCTGGTGCACAACACTCTGGTCGGTCTGGACCTGCGTGACCGCATCCGCATCGGCGCGGCGGGAAAGATCACCAGTGCCTTCGACATCGCGCGCACCATCGCGCTCGGGGCCGACTGGTGCAATGCCGGCCGTGGCTTCATGTTCGCGCTGGGCTGCATCCAGTCGCTGAGCTGCCACACCGACAAGTGCCCGACCGGCATCGCCACGCAGGACCCGGCACGCTGGAAGCACCTTGATGCGCCGGACAAGGCAACGCGTGTGTACAGCTACCACGAGCACACACTGCACGCCTTGAAGGAGCTGCTCTGCGCTGCTGGCTTGAATGACCCGGCGGAGCTGGGCCCGGAGCACATCCTGCGTCGTGTTTCGCCCGTTGAGATCCGTTCGCTGGCGTCACTGTACCGTTATCTGGAACCGGGCGAGCTGCTGCACAAGGTGCCGGACCACGCGGTGTTCCATGCGTTCTGGGCCGATGCACGCAGCGACTCGTTCCAGCCACCGCCGAAGATCCAGGCGTTGCGCGCCAGCAAATCGCGATGA
- a CDS encoding nucleotide sugar dehydrogenase: MSVPVAAADAPRFAVIGLGYVGLPLAVAFGRHWPTLGFDIDAGRIAELRKGVDHTLEMEADELVTAQLLEYGSDPDLLDACNVYVVTVPTPIDAYEQPDLEPLRSATRLIASHLRAGDLVIYESTVYPGTTEEVCVPLLEQGSGLRFNEDFYCGYSPERVSPGDRQRRLADIRKITSGSTPGVAAVIDGLYQRIIAAGTFPAPSMRVAEAAKVVENIQRDVNIALVNELALIFDRLGIDTQDVLDAAGSKWNFLPFRPGLVGGHCIGVDPYYLLHKSESVGFHPDLIHTARQVNNRVGEHVATRVLAMLAERDRAPAQARILVLGVTFKEDCPDLRNSRALELAQRLRDAGAQVEVSDPWVGPAALAGEGVQWLAEPAAGCYDAVVLAVAHAHFKAMDEARIRSLLAPGGLVYDVKSAWPRNVVDDRL, from the coding sequence ATGAGTGTGCCTGTTGCAGCGGCCGACGCACCCCGTTTTGCGGTGATCGGCCTGGGCTATGTCGGCCTGCCGCTGGCGGTGGCCTTCGGCCGGCACTGGCCGACGCTGGGTTTCGACATCGATGCCGGGCGCATCGCCGAGCTGCGCAAAGGCGTGGATCACACGCTGGAAATGGAAGCCGACGAGCTGGTCACTGCGCAGCTGCTGGAGTACGGCAGTGATCCGGATCTGCTTGACGCGTGCAACGTCTATGTCGTGACCGTGCCGACGCCGATCGATGCCTACGAGCAGCCCGACCTGGAGCCGCTGCGCTCGGCGACGCGGTTGATCGCCAGCCACCTGCGTGCCGGCGACCTGGTGATCTACGAATCCACGGTGTATCCAGGCACCACCGAAGAAGTGTGCGTGCCGCTGCTGGAGCAGGGCTCCGGCCTGCGCTTCAACGAAGATTTCTATTGCGGCTACAGCCCGGAACGGGTCAGCCCCGGTGATCGCCAGCGACGCCTGGCCGACATCCGCAAGATCACCTCCGGCTCGACCCCGGGCGTCGCTGCGGTGATCGACGGCCTGTACCAGCGCATCATCGCTGCCGGTACGTTCCCGGCGCCGTCGATGCGCGTGGCCGAAGCGGCCAAGGTGGTCGAGAACATCCAGCGTGACGTCAACATCGCGCTGGTCAACGAGCTGGCACTGATCTTCGACCGGCTCGGCATCGATACCCAGGACGTGCTCGACGCGGCCGGCAGCAAGTGGAACTTCCTGCCGTTCCGCCCGGGCCTGGTCGGTGGCCATTGCATCGGCGTGGATCCGTATTACCTGTTGCACAAGTCCGAGAGCGTGGGTTTCCACCCGGACCTGATCCATACCGCGCGGCAGGTCAACAACCGCGTGGGTGAACACGTGGCGACGCGGGTGCTGGCAATGCTGGCCGAACGCGACCGCGCTCCGGCGCAGGCACGGATCCTGGTACTGGGTGTGACCTTCAAGGAAGACTGCCCGGACCTGCGCAACAGCCGCGCGCTGGAACTGGCGCAGCGCCTGCGCGATGCCGGTGCCCAGGTCGAGGTCAGCGACCCATGGGTGGGCCCCGCCGCATTGGCCGGCGAAGGCGTGCAGTGGCTGGCCGAGCCGGCAGCAGGCTGCTACGACGCGGTGGTGCTGGCCGTGGCCCATGCCCACTTCAAGGCGATGGATGAAGCACGGATCCGCAGCCTGCTGGCGCCCGGCGGCCTGGTCTACGACGTGAAATCGGCCTGGCCGCGCAACGTGGTTGATGATCGACTGTAA